One window of the Podospora pseudocomata strain CBS 415.72m chromosome 7, whole genome shotgun sequence genome contains the following:
- the RPO26 gene encoding subunit common to RNA polymerases I, II, and III (COG:K; BUSCO:EOG09265552; EggNog:ENOG503P3W3) — MSDFGDDDRDPIADEPAFEEDPDEYYEPVEDDEADNRPVGDDEDPNQVVNSGDPNAAANHGKGTEKSHKDKKIPNDQRKTTPYMTKYEKARILGTRALQISMNAPVLVDLEGETDPLQIAIKELREKKIPLIVRRYMPDGTYEDWTCEELMQ; from the exons ATGTCTGActttggcgacgacgaccgCGATCCCAT CGCCGATGAGCCCGCCTTCGAGGAGGACCCCGATGAGTACTACGAGCCAGTGGAAGATGACGAAGCCGACAACCGCCCCGTtggcgatgacgaagacCCAAACCAAGTAGTCAACTCTGGCGACCCCAACGCGGCCGCCAACCACGGCAAGGGCACTGAGAAGTCgcacaaggacaagaagattCCCAACGACCAGCGCAAGACAACACCATATATGACCAAGTACGAGAAGGCGCGCATTCTCGGCACAAGAGCTCTCCAGATCAG CATGAATGCGCCTGTGCTGGTTGACCTTGAGGGTGAGACGGATCCCCTGCAGATTGCCATCAAAGAGCTCAGGGAAAAGAAGATTCCCCTCATTGTGCGCCGGTACATGCCTGATGGAAC GTACGAGGACTGGACCTGCGAGGAACTCATGCAATGA
- a CDS encoding hypothetical protein (COG:S; EggNog:ENOG503NVT7) translates to MSARATRAMKRKADNGGESADSTKRQQLDLADQELDKGSPEQETAESTSIYDGNDAASDTASPPGDTNTVGATSISTSRRGRKFPSDMKTIKCTFPGCDKSFNRPARLVSHLRSHTGDRIHRCTYEGCDKSYLEEKHLTQHIKGSHTHEKNYVCNVEGCGKAFVTNTRLKRHAAVHEGAERFRCRDYEGCSESFRKRETLQRHIRTRHLNQAGFPCLQDGCQEGFDSAGALRRHTEREHGQLRFWCDECAKETDEDGEEKRVGFTTLNMLKTHARTEHRACPFCDKKIGRQFQLEEHMENMHSGKSVEERKDVPCNWPGCESMFTRKSNMMTHYRSAHEGKKFVCGEVNTFNTPDIADWNWQEEGCKAPFVSKLKLEEHIRFVHLGRKRPERTITLNFDGPDEVDEMTAAVDKKKLACSVLGCEARFIRYADLNKHLESHQRQASSIDDGYAQQAQPNVAVEAGYEPRDFILSAAQDGYGNQDHMLVVPDAGYGDQGHILTANSAYVAPTNRYGNQDHILNDLKNEPGIPDLTGDAPHDLALDPELQASTMDMRLQGPDDQQQQQQQDLDPNFYPALANMLGGDTHANADWNVMNELLGHGQY, encoded by the coding sequence ATGTCTGCCAGAGCAACAAGAGCCATGAAACGAAAGGCTGATAACGGCGGCGAGTCGGCAGACTCGACCAAGCGCCAGCAACTCGACCTGGCCGACCAGGAGCTCGACAAGGGCAGCCCGGAGCAAGAAACTGCAGAATCCACCTCCATTTACGATGGCAACGATGCTGCTTCTGATACTGCCTCTCCCCCAGGCGACACCAATACCGTTGGGGCAACCTCGATCTCTACCTCCCGCCGAGGCCGCAAGTTCCCCTCCGATATGAAGACGATCAAGTGCACTTTCCCTGGCTGCGACAAGAGCTTCAACCGACCTGCTCGCCTGGTGTCTCATCTTCGAAGCCACACCGGCGATCGAATCCACCGCTGCACCTATGAAGGATGCGACAAATCCTACCTCGAAGAGAAACACCTGACGCAACACATCAAGGGTTCCCACACCCACGAGAAGAACTACGTCTGCAACGTCGAAGGATGCGGCAAAGCTTTCGTCACCAATACGAGACTCAAGAGGCATGCTGCCGTTCATGAAGGTGCCGAGCGATTTCGATGCCGAGACTATGAGGGTTGCAGTGAGAGCTTCCGGAAGCGTGAGACTCTGCAGCGGCACATTCGGACCAGGCACCTCAACCAGGCCGGTTTCCCTTGTCTGCAAGACGGTTGCCAAGAGGGCTTCGACAGCGCCGGTGCTCTCCGGCGTCACACGGAGCGCGAGCATGGGCAACTACGGTTTTGGTGCGACGAGTGCGCCAAGGAGACggacgaggatggtgaagagaaAAGGGTTGGGTTTACGACGTTGAATATGCTCAAGACTCATGCCAGAACCGAGCACCGAGCGTGTCCTTTCTGCGACAAGAAGATCGGCCGGCAGTTTCAACTGGAGGAGCACATGGAGAATATGCACTCTGGAAAATCGGTCGAGGAGAGAAAGGATGTGCCTTGCAACTGGCCAGGGTGCGAGAGCATGTTCACCCGAAAGTCCAACATGATGACGCACTACCGAAGTGCGCACGAAGGCAAGAAGTTTGTCTGTGGCGAGGTCAACACTTTCAACACGCCCGATATCGCGGATTGGAACTGGCAAGAGGAGGGTTGCAAGGCTCCGTTTGTTAGCAAGCTCAAGCTTGAGGAGCACATCCGATTTGTTCACCTAGGAAGGAAGCGTCCGGAGAGAACCATCACCCTGAACTTTGACGGACCggacgaggtggacgagatgacggcggcagtcgacaagaagaagcttgccTGCAGTGTACTTGGGTGCGAAGCGAGGTTCATCAGATATGCGGATCTCAACAAGCATTTGGAATCTCATCAGAGACAGGCTTCAAGCATCGATGATGGATATGCTCAACAAGCGCAGCCCAATGTTGCCGTCGAGGCAGGATATGAGCCCCGAGATTTTATTCTTTCTGCCGCTCAAGACGGATATGGAAACCAGGACCACATGCTTGTCGTGCCTGATGCTGGGTATGGCGATCAAGGCCATATTCTCACCGCCAACAGCGCCTACGTTGCTCCGACCAACAGGTACGGCAACCAGGACCATATTCTCAACGATCTTAAGAACGAGCCGGGGATCCCAGATCTGACTGGGGATGCGCCTCACGATCTTGCACTTGATCCGGAGCTGCAGGCTTCGACAATGGACATGCGGCTTCAGGGGCCAGAtgatcagcaacagcagcaacagcaggatCTAGATCCCAACTTTTATCCTGCTTTGGCGAATATGCTCGGAGGGGACACCCACGCCAACGCCGATTGGAATGTGATGAACGAACTGCTTGGCCATGGTCAGTATTAG
- a CDS encoding hypothetical protein (COG:O; EggNog:ENOG503P55U) produces the protein MAEQQVTESTATTTRLPRVTIQFCTQCKWMLRAAYFAQELLSTFSTSLGEVALQPSTGGVFIVEITTSSPATTTEAGSSDQVKLLTKILWDRKTDGGFPETKELKRRVRDVIDPGRGLGHVDRDYSKPKSGEGEDKGEEGVEKGKEEKKVEEEGKVCTIEGKENCEDCQ, from the exons ATGGCAGAGCAGCAGGTTACCGAAAGTACGGCCACGACGACCCGACTGCCGAGGGTGACGATACAGTTTTGTACGCAGTGCAAGTGGATGTTGAGGGCTGCTTAT TTCGCCCAAGAGCTCCTATCAaccttctcaacctccctAGGCGAAGTTGCCCTCCAGCCGTCAACCGGAGGTGTATTCATCGTCGAGATCACCACCTCTTCTCCCGCTACTACTACTGAAGCCGGGAGTAGCGATCAAGTCAAGCTTCTGACGAAAATCCTCTGGGACAGGAAGACCGACGGTGGATTCCCCGAAACAAAAGAGCTCAAGAGACGCGTGAGGGACGTTATCGATCccgggagggggttggggcaCGTGGACAGGGATTATTCCAAGCCCAAAtctggtgagggagaggacaagggagaggagggggtagagaaggggaaagaagaaaagaaagtcgaggaggagggaaaggtgTGCACCAttgaggggaaggagaattGTGAGGATTGTCAGTAG
- the STE18 gene encoding Guanine nucleotide-binding protein subunit gamma (EggNog:ENOG503P6WM; COG:J), translating to MDQQPRKSHNSSASSRIPTAEPQHQGDINDASPREPPQQSEQQEPSRPVNSPSSIPNGRPRSPVFSAKPERKPPPASLPLIPKRDSAGTPKSAPRKPPKMPQYTSRDVGDPSQIKKTKQSMADLKLRRLTELNNRLREDLERERIPVSQASKSIIAYCNSTRDYMVPSVWGPVPKGEDPYAPQQSNGCCVVM from the exons ATGGACCAGCAGCCACGAAAATCTCACAACtcgtcggcgtcgtcgcGGATTCCGACCGCCGAGCCGCAGCACCAGGGCGACATCAACGACGCCAGCCCCCGTGAGCCGCCGCAGCAATCAGAGCAACAAGAGCCATCGCGGCCAGTTAATTCTCCTTCATCAATACCCAACGGCCGGCCTCGGTCGCCAGTTTTTTCTGCCAAGCCAGAAAGGAAGCCGCCACCAGCGTCTCTCCCCTTAATTCCCAAGCGCGACTCTGCTGGAACCCCAAAGTCAGCACCGAGAAAACCTCCCAAGATGCCCCAATACACATCGCGCGATGTCGGCGACCCGTCGCAGATCAAGAAGACCAAGCAGAGCATGGCGGATCTCAAGCTTCGTCGATTGACAGAATTGAACAATCGGCTACGTGAAGATCTCGAAAGAGAGCGCATCCCCGTAAGCCAAGCATCGAAGAG TATCATCGCCTATTGCAACAGCACCAGAGACTACATGGTGCCCAGCGTCTGGGGACCTGTGCCAAAGGGCGAGGATCCCTACGCACCACAACAGAGCAACGGCTGCTGTGTAGTGATGTAG
- the TIF32 gene encoding eukaryotic translation initiation factor 3 subunit A (BUSCO:EOG0926112A; EggNog:ENOG503NU0R; COG:J), protein MPPPPHQKPENVLKRAHELIGVKQAPAALTLLHEHITSKRSRNVPITSLEPVMLLLVELSVEQKKGKLAKDALYQYKNIAQNTNVGTIELVLKKFIELAAEKVTAAQQKADEVQSSIEATTTSDNVEDLEASETPESILLATVSGEQSRDRTDRAIVTPWLKFLWEAYRTVLDILRNNARLELLYQSTAMQAFDFCLKYTRKTEFRRLCELLRNHVQTAAKYSAQMHAINLSDPDTLQRHLETRFQQLNVAVELELWQEAFRSVEDIHTLLNLSKRPPKNIMMANYYEKLTRIFLVGENYLFHAAAWSRYYNLLRQSAAIVAAGGKKSENPPTSEADLQKAATFVVLSALSIPVISTSRSRGAMVDFDEARKNKNSRLTHLLGMSQAPTRALLFRDALSKSLIRRCRPEIRDLYNILEVDFHPLSICKKISPILAKIGADEEMQKYIIPLQQVILTRLFQQLSQVYETVDLDFVESLAQFPEPFQVTRATIEKFIMNGNKKGDLAIRMDHATGVLSFDADVFSSAKAAHAGSSAGSAESETGSVQRLQSTPSQIVRSQLTRVAEVLYTTCQYIDPKFNEARIQARDAAFARAKAGAEKEHLEILARKEIIQKRKDKASEAQAARDKENARKKMVQEQLLQQAEAARLAEEQKLREAKRLANEREQIKRKEVESMLKDMKLEDLAGEDLDTLDSNKIRMIKLQQLEREKNTVAEKLRITGKRLDHLERAFRKEEAKKLPEDYAKQRERDLKAYELTKAQTLKEAEEKHKADVEIKHRLSRLMPFYESFRSNLHERRRDEFEKRRRDADRELEKMINARKKEYRDRKIREKREREEKERALREAEERAAREKEEEERRKEAKKEEMARIKEEREKEREKAREAQARQQQREEEAMARRKAEKAADTAPIRREIPPVEAPSAAGPPRIALAGNRPSWREREAAKAAGGAPPEPAAAAPPPARAPPVERTDSNERPPAAGGPPRLALAGKTGGSSWREREAARAAGGGAPIPERPAPQGRVSSGRGGAPIEREGSGRGEPAKDGATPEPLKASGAPGKYVPKWRRDNA, encoded by the exons ATG cctcccccaccccatcagAAGCCCGAGAATGTTCTCAAGAGGGCCCACGAACTCATCGGAGTTAAGCAGGCCCCCGcggccctcaccctcctccacgagCACATCACATCGAAGCGGTCTCGCAATGTCCCCATCACATCGTTGGAGCCTGTGATGCTCCTGTTGGTCGAGCTCTCGGTCGAacagaagaagggcaagctCGCCAAGGATGCTCTCTACCAGTACAAGAATATTGCTCAGAACACCAATGTTGGCACGATCGAG CTTGTTCTCAAGAAGTTCATCGAGTTGGCTGCCGAAAAGGTCACCGCTGCTCAGCAAAAGGCCGACGAGGTTCAGTCCAGCATCGAggcgaccaccacctccgacAACGTTGAGGATCTCGAAGCCAGTGAAACCCCCGAGTCCATCCTCTTGGCCACCGTCTCCGGCGAGCAATCCCGCGATCGTACCGACCGTGCCATTGTCACCCCCTGGTTAAAGTTCCTGTGGGAGGCGTACCGCACAGTTCTGGACATTCTCCGCAACAATGCTCGTCTCGAGTTGCTCTACCAGAGCACTGCCATGCAGGCGTTCGACTTCTGCCTCAAGTACACCCGCAAGACCGAGTTCCGCCGTCTTTGCGAGCTTCTCCGCAACCATGTCCAAACTGCTGCCAAGTATTCGGCTCAAATGCATGCCATCAACTTGAGCGACCCGGATACCCTACAGCGCCACCTCGAGACTCGTTTCCAGCAGCTTAACGTGGCGGTCGAGCTTGAGCTCTGGCAGGAGGCTTTCCGCAGTGTTGAGGAcatccacaccctcctcaacctgaGCAAGCGCCCCCCCAAGAACATCATGATGGCCAACTACTACGAGAAGCTCACCCGTatcttcctcgtcggcgagaactacctgttccacGCCGCTGCCTGGTCCCGCTACTACAACTTGCTCCGCCAGTCTGCTGCCATTGTTGCGGCCGGTGGCAAAAAGTCCGAGAACCCCCCAACCAGTGAGGCTGATCTCCAGAAGGCTGCCACTTTCGTCGTTCTCTCGGCCCTGTCCATTCCCGTCATCAgcacctcccgctcccgcgGTGCCATGGTCGACTTCGACGAGGCTcgcaagaacaagaactcGCGTCTCActcacctcctcggcatgTCTCAGGCCCCTACCCGTGCGCTCCTCTTCCGTGATGCTCTGTCCAAGTCTTTGatccgccgctgccgccccgAGATCCGCGACCTCTACAACATTCTCGAGGTCGacttccaccccctctcgATTTGCAAGAAGATCTCCCCCATCTTGGCCAAGATTGGGGCCGATGAGGAGATGCAAAAGTACATCATTCCTCTTCAGCAGGTCATTCTCACTCGTCTCTTCCAGCAGCTTTCTCAGGTGTACGAGACTGTCGACCTGGACTTTGTCGAGTCCCTAGCTCAGTTCCCCGAGCCTTTCCAGGTTACCCGCGCCACGATTGAGAAGTTCATCATGAACGGCAACAAGAAGGGCGATCTCGCCATCCGCATGGACCATGCCACCGGTGTCCTTAGTTTCGATGCCGAtgtcttctcctccgccaaggCTGCCCACGCTGGCTCCTCTGCCGGCTCTGCTGAAAGCGAGACTGGCTCCGTTCAGCGTCTCCAGAGCACTCCTTCCCAGATTGTGCGCTCTCAGCTCACCCGCGTCGCCGAGGTTCTTTACACCACATGCCAGTACATTGATCCCAAGTTCAACGAGGCCCGCATCCAGGCTCGCGATGCTGCTTTCGCTCGTGCCAAGGCTGGTGCTGAGAAGGAGCACCTCGAGATCCTCGCCAGAAAGGAGATTATTCAGAAGCGCAAGGACAAGGCCTCTGAGGCTCAGGCCGCCCGGGATAAGGAGAACGCTCGCAAGAAGATGGTTCAGgagcagcttctccagcaaGCCGAGGCTGCCCGTTTGgctgaggagcagaagcTTCGTGAAGCCAAGCGTCTCGCCAACGAACGGGAGCAGATCAAGCGCAAGGAGGTCGAGAGCATGCTCAAGGATATGAAGCTTGAGGATCTGGCTGGTGAGGACCTCGATACCCTGGACAGCAACAAGATCCGCATGATCAAGCTGCAGCAGCTTGAACGTGAGAAGAACACGGTTGCTGAGAAGCTCCGCATCACCGGCAAGCGTCTTGACCACTTGGAGCGTGCTTTCAGAAAGGAGGAGGCTAAGAAACTCCCCGAGGACTATGCTAAGCAGCGCGAGCGTGATCTCAAGGCCTATGAGTTGACCAAGGCCCAAACtctcaaggaggccgaggagaagcacAAGGCTGATGTCGAGATCAAGCACCGCCTGTCTCGCCTGATGCCATTCTACGAGTCGTTCAGATCTAACCTCCACGAGCGCCGCCGcgacgagtttgagaagagACGTCGTGATGCCGACCgcgagttggagaagatgatcaATGCTCGCAAGAAGGAGTACCGCGATCGCAAGATCCGCGAGAAGAGGGAGcgtgaggagaaggagcgtGCCCTCcgcgaggccgaggagcgTGCCGccagggagaaggaggaggaggagaggagaaaggaggccaaaaaggaggagatggccagAATCAAGGAGGAACGCGAGAAGGAGCGCGAGAAGGCTCGCGAGGCCCAAGCCCGCCAGCAACAACGCGAGGAGGAAGCTATGGCCCGTcgcaaggccgagaaggctgccgacACTGCTCCTATCCGCCGGGAGATTCCACCAGTGGAGGCCCCCTCGGCCGCCGGCCCCCCCCGTATTGCCCTTGCCGGCAACAGACCCAGCTGGAGAGAACGCGAagcggccaaggctgccggtggtgccCCACCAGAgcccgctgccgccgctcctcctccggccagAGCTCCTCCTGTCGAGCGGACCGACTCCAACGAGCGCCCTCCTGCCGCTGGTGGTCCTCCCCGCCTCGCCCTTGCTGGCAAGACTGGAGGCTCCAGCTGGCGTGAGAGAGAGGCTGCTAGagctgctggcggcggtgctCCCATTCCCGAGCGCCCTGCTCCTCAAGGCAGAGTGTCCTCTGGTCGCGGTGGTGCCCCCATTGAGAGGGAAGGTTCCGGCCGTGGTGAGCCTGCCAAGGATGGTGCTACTCCTGAGCCCCTGAAAGCTAGCGGCGCTCCGGGCAAGTATGTTCCCAAGTGGCGGAGAGATAATGCTTAA
- a CDS encoding hypothetical protein (COG:G; COG:O; EggNog:ENOG503NYWS) yields the protein MASLKAVAALAAVTLVGRVTATEVFLPPCLDPFQPFVYSGCFSEASGTQILPYRSPATPDDMTVEKCVAECKGNGYRYAGLVYYGVCYCGQTVKGDLTEESECSFPCKGDDTQICGANGKFSIYQDPTFVPVDQTTIADYDPLGCWTDNSPQGRALSYRQDSVDGATMTTEKCLQACHAGGFPFAGTEYGGECYCGVVIGNDTYSAPASECNMACNGAPDEKCGGPGRLNLYAADELLSLEPCGYEPPVVSSSSELPVVSTVTTESSTSTPPVEEEPTTSTTVEEPTSTSTPLPTLPPTTSTTAPVSTTSTTSSVCVTTTVIPPKCEYKCGKWCSNPLPDWENDAKSCKAAWTNCLLQVASCFKNAGFPQSLECFNFGQWCADVDDYCVKTPKGKKHDFFGKKPPKGGSPATTVTVTTACPTAAPTSTKPATTTKPATTTTICPTPAPTNICKQPTNNYYGYKPGKPVGGIDMPVVTCNDLVSDWPSYPFKRYSNPDTRKCKKYSRSTPSTACQDACKEQYEDCLDVYAEGCRNNKFRPRQDSYFQQMEKRTFWGGWSDSFNGAKDKCRAQYNDCLSVNRNVDVKGKCNKFCE from the exons ATGGCCAGCCTCAAGGCCGTGGCTGCCCTCGCGGCAGTCACCTTGGTTGGTCGTGTCACCGCCACCGAGGTCTTCCTCCCACCATGCCTGGACCCCTTCCAGCCTTTCGTCTACTCGGGGTGCTTCTCCGAGGCCAGTGGCACCCAGATCCTCCCCTACCGCAGCCCGGCAACTCCTGATGACATGACCGTCGAGAAGTGCGTTGCTGAGTGCAAGGGCAATGGCTACAGATATGCCGGTCTCGTCTACTACGGCGTCTGCTACTGCGGTCAAACCGTGAAGGGTGACCTCACCGAGGAGTCTGAGTGCAGCTTCCCCTGCAAGGGTGATGACACCCAGATCTGCGGTGCCAACGGCAAATTCTCCATCTACCAGGACCCTACCTTCGTCCCCGTCGACCAGACCACCATTGCCGACTATGATCCTCTTGGATGCTGGACCGACAACTCTCCTCAGGGGAGAGCCCTTTCTTACCGCCAGGACTCCGTCGATGGCGCCACCATGACCACTGAGAAGTGCTTGCAGGCTTGCCATGCCGGCGGTTTCCCCTTTGCCGGTACTGAGTATGGCG GTGAATGCTACTGCGGTGTTGTCATTGGCAATGACACCTACTCTGCCCCCGCCTCCGAGTGCAACATGGCCTGCAACGGTGCCCCTGACGAGAAGTGCGGTGGCCCTGGTCGCCTTAACCTCTACGCCGCCGACGAGCTCCTGTCTCTCGAGCCCTGCGGCTATGAGCCCCCCGTTGTCTCCAGCAGCTCGGAGCTCCCTGTCGTCAGCACTGTCACCACCGagtcctccaccagcaccccccctgtcgaggaggagcccaccaccagcaccactgTCGAGGagcccaccagcaccagcactcCCCTTCCTACTCTCCCCCctaccacctccaccaccgcgcCCGTgagcaccacctccaccaccagctccgtcTGCGtgaccaccaccgtcatccCTCCCAAGTGCGAGTACAAGTGCGGCAAGTGGTgctccaacccccttcccgacTGGGAGAACGACGCCAAGTCGTGCAAGGCCGCCTGGACCAACTGCCTCTTGCAGGTTGCCTCCTGCTTCAAGAACGCCGGCTTCCCCCAGTCTCTTGAGTGCTTCAACTTTGGCCAGTGGTGCGCCGATGTCGACGACTACTGCGTCAAGACccccaagggcaagaagcaCGACTTTTTCGGCAAGAAACCCCCCAAGGGAGGCagccccgccaccaccgtgaCCGTCACCACCGCTTGCCCTACTGCCgctcccacctccaccaagcctgccaccaccaccaagcccgcgacgaccaccaccatctgccCCACCCCAGCGCCCACCAACATCTGCAAGCAGCCCACCAACAACTACTACGGCTACAAGCCCGGCAAGCCCGTCGGCGGGATTGACATGCCCGTCGTGACCTGCAACGACTTGGTTTCGGACTGGCCTAGCTACCCCTTCAAGCGGTACTCGAACCCTGACACGAGAAAGTGCAAGAAGTACAGCCGCTCGACGCCGAGCACTGCCTGCCAGGACGCGTGCAAGGAGCAGTACGAGGACTGCTTGGATGTTTATGCCGAGGGGTGCAGGAATAATAAGTTTAGGCCGAGGCAGGATAGTTACTTTCAgcagatggagaagaggactttctggggggggtggagcGACAGCTTTAATGGGGCGAAGGATAAGTGCAGGGCGCAGTATAATGACTGTTTGAGTGTGAATAGGAATGTGGATGTTAAGGGGAAGTGTAATAAGTTTTGCGAGtaa
- a CDS encoding hypothetical protein (EggNog:ENOG503P2YB; BUSCO:EOG09264I6B; COG:J), whose protein sequence is MNVTPLARRPLSCLKTSLLRQAREQKMFSRSLATEVQAVAAAATSKTPSQGPDQNFYRLVDKKTKSVRSAFALYPPPLAAAGKPLSPPSTTNPVAALHDLQIKKLDPTGARTALFARTREAAKVGDILLVTHRRGGEPFAGVCLSIRRAGIDTAVLLRNHIGKVGVEMWFKIYNRNVAGIEIVKRRLKRARRARLTYMRKPKHDMGSVAEFVSAWRKSRRVFQTKGAKGKAAGQGGQGGKKKK, encoded by the exons ATGAACGTCACCCCTCTGGCTAGACGGCCTCTAAGCTGTCTCAAGaccagcctcctccgccaggcGAGAGAACAAAAGATGTTTTCCCGCTCCTTGGCGACAGAGGTTcaagctgttgctgctgctgctacatCAAAAACACCATCACAAGGCCCCGACCAGAACTTTT ACCGACTAGTCGACAAAAAAACCAAGTCCGTCCGCTCCGCCTTCGCCCTctaccccccacccctcgccgccgccggcaagcccctctcccccccctccaccaccaaccccgtcgccgccctccaCGACCTTCAAATCAAAAAGCTCGACCCCACCGGCGCCCGCACCGCCCTCTTCGCCCGCACCCGCGAGGCCGCCAAAGTAggcgacatcctcctcgtcacccaCCGCCGCGGCGGCGAGCCCTTCGCCGGTGTCTGTCTCTCGATTCGCAGGGCAGGTATTGACACTGCGGTGCTGCTGCGGAACCACATCGGCAAGGTGGGAGTTGAGATGTGGTTCAAGATTTACAACAGGAACGTTGCCGGGATTGAGAttgtgaagaggaggttgaagagggcgaggagggcgaggttgacaTACATGAGGAAGCCGAAGCATGATATGGGGAGTGTGGCTGAGTTTGTGTCTGCTTGGAGGAAGAGCAGGAGGGTGTTCCAGACTAAGGGGGCCAAGGGGAAGGCTGCGGGGCAGGGTGGGCagggtgggaagaagaagaaatga
- a CDS encoding hypothetical protein (EggNog:ENOG503P4G6), which yields MFTTSSAGALRAGARRLETTVCHNASLQRRLFSVTSQRAGGFIVFKKGSNPELQERLDTLYNKIVLPSYLSQEQQRKLTKTKYKEQLRNDPITMEIDGEIHKFRYVDPTKDIPSASKLVRQAVEHMQHEDYHNLHLILKGFKRANRKLHDELALHIIRKAHQADRLDAVIDCAKQVELTGFKLDSPLKLSSLLVGAQTRAIESGFNPKPAKKALKQTEKVIDLLEFEGKRHQPSNRSKTQRPFYHEPMFLGLRLNLAATLAVKARDGQDEDGKVTQYAEQMVHFWPENTGILDLQPDAAYEDPQNVQYLLDRNEFLYHVSPVLHGLQMAAKVVDPGLSMKLQNRADALEDEIRQAYEWDERMPASGEVMYNWLFNTEEMLGRIKAEKKKKKVEAEVNP from the exons ATGTTCACGACATCGAGCGCCGGTGCCCTCAGGGCCGGAGCGAGGAGATTGGAGACGACGGTGTGTCACAATGCTAGCCTTCAGAGGAGGTTATTCTCAGTAACTTCGCAAAGAG CCGGCGGCTTCATCGTCTTCAAAAAGGGTTCCAACCCCGAGCTCCAAGAGCGCCTCGACACCCTCTACAACAAGatcgtcctcccctcctacCTCAgccaggagcagcagcgcaagctcaccaagacCAAATACAAAGAACAGCTCCGAAACgaccccatcaccatggaAATCGACGGCGAAATCCACAAGTTCCGCTACGTAGATCCCACAAAGGACATTCCCAGCGCATCCAAACTAGTCAGACAGGCTGTCGAACACATGCAACACGAAGACtaccacaacctccacctcatcctgAAAGGCTTCAAGCGCGCCAACAGAAAACTTCACGACGAGCTCGCCCTCCACATCATCAGGAAAGCCCACCAAGCCGACCGCCTCGACGCTGTCATCGACTGCGCCAAACAGGTCGAGCTGACGGGCTTCAAGCTCGACTCACCCTTGAAGCTGTCTTCCCTCCTCGTAGGGGCGCAGACAAGGGCGATCGAGTCCGGCTTTAATCCTAAGCCAGCAAAGAAGGCGCTCAAGCAGACGGAGAAAGTGATTGACTTGCTGGAATTCGAAGGCAAGAGGCACCAGCCTAGCAACAGGTCCAAGACCCAAAGGCCCTTCTACCACGAGCCGATGTTCCTCGGTTTGAGACTCAACCTTGCCGCCACTCTTGCGGTAAAAGCCAGGGACGGCCAGGATGAGGACGGGAAGGTGACTCAGTACGCTGAGCAGATGGTTCACTTTTGGCCTGAAAACACTggcatcctcgacctccagCCCGATGCTGCGTATGAGGACCCGCAAAACGTACAATATCTCCTCGACCGCAACGAGTTCCTTTACCATGTGTCGCCTGTGCTTCATGGCTTGCAGATGGCTGCCAAGGTGGTGGACCCGGGTCTTTCGATGAAGCTTCAGAACAGGGCGGATGCGCTGGAGGACGAGATTAGACAGGCGTATGAGTGGGACGAGCGGATGCCGGCGTCGGGAGAGGTCATGTATAACTGGTTGTTTAACACGGAGGAGATGCTGGGGCGTAtcaaggcggagaagaagaagaagaaggtggaagCGGAAGTGAACCCATGA